Proteins from a genomic interval of Medicago truncatula cultivar Jemalong A17 chromosome 3, MtrunA17r5.0-ANR, whole genome shotgun sequence:
- the LOC25490276 gene encoding high mobility group B protein 9, with amino-acid sequence MSSSAVRSKNSGNDDEAKHYPPPLASHNDVVNDPTLFWDTLRRFHFLMATKFMIPVIGGKELDLHVLYVEVTRRSGYEKVVAEKKWREVGSVFRFSSTTTSASFVLRKHYLNLLYHYEQVHFFKVQGPVYTPSPDAFSGNSPSWKPELAIVQYSPKMVNYSAESHDEVDVDNSLLLGKGTIEGKFDCGYLVSVELGSEVLKGVLYHQEKVVSPSSLVTQHNGAIEPFNHQTHRLGRRKRRKRKWDPNYPKPNRSGYNFFFAEKHYKLKELYPNREREFTKMIGQSWNSLSPEERMIYQNIGLRDKERYKRELSEYKQKMKVGQTEELGRP; translated from the exons ATGTCATCATCGGCGGTGAGAAGCAAGAACTCCGGCAACGACGACGAAGCCAAACACTATCCTCCCCCACTCGCCTCTCACAACGACGTCGTTAACGACCCTACTCTCTTTTGGGACACTCTTCGTCGCTTTCACTTTCTCATGGCTACCAAATTCAT GATTCCTGTGATTGGTGGTAAGGAGCTTGATTTGCACGTTCTCTACGTGGAAGTTACAAGGAGAAGCGGTTATGAGAAG gTTGTTGCAGAGAAGAAATGGAGAGAAGTAGGTAGTGTATTTAGATTCTCATCTACTACTACAAGCGCTTCTTTTGTACTAAGAAAACACTATTTGAATCTTCTTTATCATTACGAACAAGTTCACTTCTTCAAAGTTCAGGGTCCTGTTTACACCCCCTCACCAG ATGCATTTTCTGGTAACAGTCCATCTTGGAAACCGGAATTAGCTATTGTTCAATATTCACCTAAAATGGTAAATTATAGTGCTGAATCTCACGATGAAG TTGATGTAGATAATTCATTACTTTTGGGAAAAGGAACAATAGAAGGAAAATTTGATTGTGGTTATTTAGTGTCAGTGGAATTGGGTTCAGAAGTTCTCAAAGGGGTGCTTTACCATCAAGAAAAAGTGGTTTCTCCTTCATCATTGGTTACACAACACAACGGTGCCATTGAGCCATTCAATCACCAAACTCATCGCTTGGGTAGgaggaagagaagaaaaagaaagtgggATCCCAACTATCCAAAGCCAAATAGGAGTGGCTATAACTTTTTCTTTGCTGAAAAGCATTACAAGCTCAAAGAACTCTACCCAAACAGAGAAAGGGAGTTTACCAAAATGATTGGTCAGTCCTGGAATAGTCTCAGCCCTGAAGAAAGAATG ATTTACCAAAACATTGGCTTAAGGGACAAAGAAAGGTACAAAAGAGAATTGTCGGAGTACAAACAGAAAATGAAGGTTGGGCAGACAGAAGAACTCGGGCGTCCATAA
- the LOC25490281 gene encoding F-box protein SKIP23 produces the protein MGVEWAELPQEIIESISKRLTIYADYIRFRCVCRTWNSSVPKTPLHLPPQLPILMLSDESFFDLSTNKIHRLNFPLPSGPTRICGSSHGWLVILDETSNLNLLNPVTHATLSLPSLHTFPYLVKKLFAFNKNNLYLIKVVLSSNPSPNDDFAAFAILGLRHLAFCRKGCDSWVLLDANVGDHWTDAVYKNGSFFAMSTSGITAVCDVVEGPRVSYIPPPTSLYYNDVFYAVFSGEEMLLIQRCCTEEYEPRDFEPYPDMSTVKFWIYKMNWNMLKWEEIQTLGEHSLFIGKNYSLSFSAADFAGCCPNCIYFTDDIGGKHDHGIYSLSDESIELLPCDPQNCGFGYPVWVTPNP, from the coding sequence ATGGGTGTTGAATGGGCTGAGTTACCGCAAGAAATCATAGAATCAATCTCGAAAAGGTTAACAATCTACGCCGACTATATTCGATTCCGATGTGTCTGTCGCACCTGGAATTCCTCTGTCCCTAAAACCCCTCTCCATCTACCACCTCAACTCCCAATACTCATGCTTTCTGACGAATCCTTCTTCGACCTCTCCACCAACAAAATCCACCGCCTTAATTTCCCTCTACCTTCTGGGCCGACCCGTATTTGTGGTTCTTCTCATGGATGGCTTGTCATTCTGGATGAAACATCCAACCTCAATCTTCTTAACCCTGTAACACATGCCACACTCTCTCTTCCTTCTCTCCACACTTTTCCATATTTGGTTAAAAAGCTTTTCGCATTTAATAAAAACAACCTTTACCTTATCAAAGTTGTCTTGTCATCTAACCCCTCCCCCAACGATGATTTCGCGGCATTCGCTATTCTCGGTCTTAGGCATCTAGCATTCTGCAGAAAGGGCTGCGATTCTTGGGTTCTCCTCGATGCGAATGTGGGTGACCACTGGACTGACGCCGTATACAAGAACGGTTCGTTTTTTGCTATGAGCACGAGTGGAATAACGGCGGTGTGTGATGTTGTTGAAGGTCCTCGAGTCTCCTATATTCCGCCACCAACCTCTTTATATTACAATGATGTTTTCTACGCTGTGTTCTCCGGGGAAGAAATGTTATTGATCCAACGATGTTGTACAGAGGAATATGAGCCTCGGGATTTTGAACCATACCCTGATATGTCGACAGTGAAATTCTGGATTTATAAGATGAATTGGAATATGCTGAAGTGGGAAGAAATTCAAACTCTGGGCGAACACTCATTATTTATAGGGAAGAATTATTCGCTTTCTTTCTCTGCTGCTGATTTTGCTGGATGTTGTCCAAATTGTATCTATTTCACTGACGATATTGGTGGGAAACATGATCATGGTATCTATAGTTTATCAGATGAGAGCATTGAGCTGTTGCCCTGTGATCCACAAAATTGTGGTTTTGGATATCCAGTTTGGGTCACTCCAAATCCGTGA
- the LOC25490275 gene encoding E3 ubiquitin-protein ligase ORTHRUS 2 translates to MVRIKLSRSIGPLPRRIFRSSLPLTPWYLPCCPPMIDGKCPNCSYDPSTDEEEIVGGSSKPTTETNDENDDVLDNYCSFCIELPDRPVTTPCGHNFCLECFKKWMKQGKQTCPNCRTTIPTKMASTPRINTQLAITMRMAKLARSKGVGGSITPKVHCIDHYAILVTIPKDHFGPIVAENDPTRNRGVLVGDKWKDRMECRQWGAHFPHIARVAGQKNQGAQSVVLSGGYTQDEDHGEWFTYTGSGGRNQFLDHQFNNTNEALRLSCRKGYPVRVVRSHKEKQSSYAPEAGVRYDGVYRIDICWSEFGKNGEKVCRYLFVRCDNEPAPWTSDLSGDYPRTLPFIEEFRDAVDIIERNGDPSWDFDEEKGCWLWKKPPPLSKRPLNIVDPIENALNPPLKRTKGAGGKAVMK, encoded by the exons ATGGTACGGATCAAACTCTCAAGATCCATCGGACCTTTGCCAAGACGTATTTTTCGATCATCTTTGCCATTGACTCCATGGTATCTTCCATGTTGCCCGCCGATGATTGATGGGAAATGCCCTAATTGTTCGTATGATCCTTCTACCGACGAAGAAGAAATTGTTGGTGGATCTTCAAAACCAACTACTGAAACCAACGACGAAAACGATGATGTGCTTGATAATTATTGTTCCTTCTGCATAGAGTTGCCTGACAGACCTGTCACT ACTCCATGTGGGCACAATTTTTGCTTAGAATGTTTTAAGAAATGGATGAAACAAGGAAAGCAAACTTGCCCAAATTGTAGGACTACAATTCCAACAAAAATGGCGAGTACTCCACGAATCAACACACAATTGGCAATCACCATGCGTATGGCTAAACTAGCCAGATCGAAAGGTGTTGGAGGAAGTATTACTCCAAAAGTTCATTGCATTGACCACTACGCCATTCTCGTGACTATTCCAAAAGATCATTTTGGACCCATCGTAGCTGAGAATGATCCTACTAGGAATCGTGGGGTTCTTGTTGGTGATAAATGGAAGGATAGGATGGAATGCAGGCAATGGGGTGCTCATTTTCCCCATATTGCGAGGGTTGCAGGTCAAAAGAACCAAGGTGCTCAGTCTGTTGTTTTGTCTGGTGGTTACACACAAGATGAAGATCATGGTGAGTGGTTCACTTATACCGGAAGTGGTGGAAGAAATCAGTTCTTGGACCATCAATTTAATAATACGAATGAGGCCTTGCGACTCAGTTGCCGAAAAGGCTATCCTGTTCGTGTTGTTAG GTCCCACAAGGAGAAACAGTCCTCTTATGCACCGGAAGCAGGAGTGAGATACGACGGGGTTTATAGAATTGATATATGTTGGTCCGAATTTGGAAAAAAT GGTGAGAAGGTTTGCAGGTATTTGTTTGTGAGGTGTGACAATGAACCAGCGCCTTGGACAAG TGATTTATCTGGAGATTATCCCCGTACACTACCTTTTATCGAGGAGTTTAGGGATGCAGTTGATATTATTGAAAGGAATGGCGATCCATCATGGGACTTTGAT GAGGAAAAAGGTTGCTGGTTGTGGAAGAAGCCTCCACCATTAAGTAAGAGGCCACTGAACATTGTGGATCCTATAGAGAATGCTCTGAATCCTCCACTGAAGCGGACGAAAGGTGCTGGTGGCAAGGCTGTGATGAAGTGA